In the Metabacillus endolithicus genome, one interval contains:
- a CDS encoding peptidoglycan-binding domain-containing protein, whose translation MPIYGADGIYGSETKRAVMRFQKKYDLLVDGLVGPNTLNKLKEVTSSSRNINEFPLPNGILSRGDEGPKVKQLQRALKEINFDPKYIDGIYGPLTEDAVRRFQSMYAALVNDGIYGPNTRQYIEMELEENG comes from the coding sequence TTGCCAATTTATGGCGCTGATGGCATATATGGATCAGAAACAAAACGCGCAGTTATGAGGTTTCAGAAAAAATATGATTTGCTTGTCGATGGACTTGTTGGACCAAATACATTAAATAAGTTAAAAGAAGTAACTTCATCAAGTCGGAATATAAATGAATTTCCTTTACCTAATGGAATTTTATCACGGGGAGATGAGGGTCCCAAGGTGAAGCAATTACAAAGGGCTTTAAAAGAAATAAATTTTGATCCAAAATATATAGATGGAATATACGGGCCGTTAACAGAAGATGCGGTGAGAAGATTTCAATCAATGTACGCTGCTTTAGTAAACGATGGTATTTATGGTCCAAACACGAGGCAGTATATAGAAATGGAACTGGAGGAAAATGGTTAA
- a CDS encoding transglycosylase domain-containing protein: MLKIIGRVISFGLGILLVYVIVIGLLGYYKYKEVIGEVTLGEKVEIIKKDKDYVPLEDVSPLFTDAIISIEDHRFYEHGAFDIISLVRAAIINLKENEIKQGGSTITQQVAKNLYFSDNQTFIRKIAELLVAFDLEGTYTKDQILELYVNIIYYGDGNYGIKEASENYFGKDPSKLSFDEATILAGLPQAPSVYSLDTNYKLVKERQQEVIDALKEYNNYRGDE, from the coding sequence GTGCTAAAAATTATTGGAAGAGTAATAAGTTTTGGGTTAGGTATTCTTTTAGTATACGTAATAGTAATTGGGTTATTAGGCTATTACAAATATAAAGAAGTCATTGGTGAGGTAACATTGGGAGAAAAGGTTGAGATAATTAAAAAGGATAAAGATTATGTTCCTCTAGAAGATGTTAGCCCCCTTTTCACCGATGCAATTATCTCAATTGAGGATCACCGTTTTTATGAACATGGAGCGTTCGATATTATTTCACTTGTTAGGGCAGCTATTATAAACTTAAAAGAAAATGAAATAAAACAAGGTGGTAGTACCATAACACAACAAGTAGCAAAAAACCTATACTTTAGTGATAATCAAACATTCATTAGAAAAATCGCCGAATTATTAGTAGCATTTGACCTTGAGGGGACATATACCAAGGATCAAATTTTAGAGCTTTACGTTAATATTATATATTACGGGGACGGAAACTACGGTATCAAGGAAGCCAGTGAAAATTACTTTGGGAAAGACCCATCTAAGCTTAGTTTCGATGAAGCTACAATATTAGCAGGTTTACCTCAGGCACCCAGTGTTTATTCCTTAGATACAAACTATAAACTAGTTAAAGAAAGACAACAGGAAGTAATCGATGCACTCAAGGAATATAACAATTATAGGGGAGATGAATGA
- a CDS encoding cell wall hydrolase, translated as MTRVRYTDKDIDLIARMMHAEAVGEGRLGMLMVGNVIVNRAVVDCLDFKGLRSIRDVIFQIQGGNYSFEAVQKGSLFYRPARDVERKLARDVVKFWRQHPSKYALWYFNPTGECPPTWYNQPFAGQYKQHCYYEPRANTCESAYRY; from the coding sequence GTGACTAGAGTAAGATACACCGATAAGGACATTGATTTAATCGCAAGGATGATGCATGCAGAGGCTGTCGGTGAGGGTCGGCTTGGAATGCTTATGGTTGGAAATGTCATTGTAAATCGAGCGGTGGTTGATTGTTTAGATTTTAAAGGTTTAAGATCTATACGAGATGTAATTTTCCAAATACAAGGCGGTAATTACTCTTTTGAAGCAGTACAAAAAGGAAGTTTATTTTACAGACCAGCAAGAGATGTGGAGAGAAAATTGGCTCGAGACGTAGTAAAGTTTTGGAGACAACATCCTTCAAAGTATGCTCTATGGTATTTTAATCCCACTGGTGAATGTCCACCGACATGGTACAATCAGCCATTTGCGGGTCAATATAAACAGCACTGTTATTACGAACCAAGGGCAAACACTTGCGAAAGTGCATACAGGTACTAA
- a CDS encoding peptidoglycan D,D-transpeptidase FtsI family protein, protein MEVEKNTRTTLKGMKNARNFRVNVLFLFVFILFVILIIRLGVIQIVHGEEYREKVSETESDFSSLPVPRGKMYDRYNRIVVGNVGVPAITYTATKETNTEKKLKTAERLAEYIDFETSYLKKELKDRDIKDYWLASNPVKAKELLSKEELNFKPTKTYQLQLDRISKEVIQAIKKSDTEMELAFLYTCFSSGYEYEPQLVKSFNLSKAEMARVAENLSKLPGINLITNWKRYYPYESLRTIFGDVSSSQQGILQSREEYYLVRDYSRNDRVGKSYLEFQYEDYLNPQKKIIKYVSSNDRTISTELYKQGERGHDLKLSFDIKLQNKVQDIIKDELVKASKDPANFLMDRAFVVIMDPFQGDILAMAGKQMKHNGKFLDFAYGTFTTQYEAGSTIKGATVLAGYQDGMKHGQVYLDRPLDFSGTPTKGSYRPLGPVSDLDALRLSSNVYMFHTAMNIADITYKHNGTFNASAEDFQKLRNYFAQFGLGVLTGIDLPNESDGLTNEPDSPGKLLDIAIGQFDTYTPLQLAQYVSTIANGGYRVQPRVVTSIHEPTMGKGLGTVVVDKDPIILNKVNNTKEDIERVQQGFKLVVSSGTAKGYFDYSVAGKTGTSQTLYYGPKRKYWGYKTNNLNFVGYYPSDNPKISFSVVVPWAGTDQDAINKRIANRIVGAYIDAQKNR, encoded by the coding sequence TTGGAAGTTGAGAAAAACACTAGAACAACACTAAAAGGTATGAAAAACGCGAGGAATTTCCGAGTGAATGTACTGTTCCTTTTCGTTTTCATATTATTTGTAATACTTATCATACGTCTTGGGGTTATTCAAATCGTTCATGGTGAGGAATATAGGGAGAAGGTTAGTGAAACGGAATCGGATTTCTCAAGTCTCCCTGTACCACGCGGAAAAATGTATGACCGCTACAATCGTATCGTCGTTGGAAACGTCGGAGTACCTGCAATAACATATACTGCTACGAAAGAAACAAATACTGAAAAAAAATTGAAAACTGCCGAAAGACTAGCAGAATATATAGACTTCGAAACTAGCTATTTAAAGAAGGAACTAAAAGATCGTGATATAAAGGATTATTGGTTAGCCTCCAATCCAGTAAAGGCAAAGGAATTATTATCTAAAGAAGAGTTGAATTTTAAGCCAACTAAAACGTACCAGTTACAATTGGACCGAATTTCTAAAGAAGTAATCCAAGCTATAAAAAAAAGTGATACTGAAATGGAATTAGCCTTTTTGTACACATGTTTTTCCTCAGGTTATGAGTATGAACCACAACTCGTAAAGTCTTTTAATCTATCAAAGGCAGAGATGGCGAGGGTTGCCGAAAATTTATCAAAGCTCCCTGGTATCAATCTTATAACTAACTGGAAAAGATATTATCCCTATGAATCATTAAGAACAATTTTTGGAGATGTTAGTTCATCTCAGCAGGGTATTCTTCAATCTCGTGAAGAATATTATTTAGTTAGAGATTATTCAAGAAATGATCGAGTTGGTAAAAGCTATCTTGAGTTTCAGTATGAGGATTACTTAAACCCACAAAAAAAAATTATAAAGTATGTTTCAAGTAATGATAGAACAATCTCAACAGAACTATATAAACAAGGGGAAAGAGGTCATGATCTTAAGCTTTCTTTTGACATAAAACTACAAAATAAAGTCCAAGATATCATTAAAGATGAACTAGTAAAAGCAAGTAAAGATCCTGCAAATTTCTTAATGGATCGTGCATTTGTCGTTATAATGGACCCTTTTCAAGGAGATATATTAGCGATGGCAGGAAAACAAATGAAACATAATGGGAAATTTCTAGACTTTGCTTACGGGACATTTACAACACAGTATGAAGCTGGCTCAACAATAAAAGGTGCAACTGTACTTGCTGGGTATCAAGATGGTATGAAACATGGTCAGGTATATTTAGATCGTCCACTAGATTTTAGTGGAACCCCAACAAAAGGATCATATCGCCCACTTGGTCCAGTCTCAGATTTGGATGCTCTTAGGCTATCATCAAATGTCTATATGTTCCATACTGCAATGAATATCGCAGATATCACTTACAAGCACAACGGAACTTTTAATGCTTCAGCAGAGGACTTTCAGAAGTTAAGGAACTACTTTGCGCAATTTGGATTAGGAGTATTAACAGGTATTGATTTACCAAACGAGTCAGACGGGTTAACGAACGAACCCGATAGTCCAGGAAAATTACTTGATATTGCAATAGGACAATTTGACACATATACACCACTTCAACTCGCTCAGTATGTATCAACTATAGCAAATGGTGGTTATAGGGTTCAACCTAGAGTCGTAACTAGTATACATGAACCGACCATGGGAAAAGGTCTTGGAACAGTAGTAGTTGATAAAGATCCGATTATCCTTAATAAGGTAAATAACACAAAGGAAGATATAGAAAGAGTACAACAAGGCTTTAAACTTGTTGTCTCCTCAGGAACAGCAAAGGGATATTTTGATTATAGTGTAGCCGGAAAAACAGGTACTTCACAGACGTTATATTACGGACCAAAAAGGAAATACTGGGGATATAAAACAAATAATCTTAATTTTGTCGGTTACTACCCATCAGATAATCCTAAGATTTCATTTAGTGTTGTTGTACCATGGGCGGGAACTGATCAAGACGCTATAAATAAAAGGATAGCTAATAGAATTGTTGGAGCATATATTGATGCACAAAAAAACAGATAA
- a CDS encoding MarR family winged helix-turn-helix transcriptional regulator encodes MKENSVSKDTFVFLSEFRYQLRKFLNFSESAAREIGITPQQHQLLLTVMGFPDRNYATPGELSQRLQITHHACVGLIDRCEQTGLVTRRKNPLDGRSVLIEVTELGRDKLEKLSEIHLEEINRIRFLQDHYAKEIKGES; translated from the coding sequence ATGAAGGAAAACTCAGTGTCAAAAGATACTTTCGTCTTTCTATCCGAGTTTAGGTATCAACTACGGAAATTCTTAAACTTCAGTGAATCCGCTGCGCGAGAAATCGGGATAACACCACAGCAGCATCAATTGTTGTTGACTGTAATGGGTTTCCCAGATAGGAATTATGCAACACCTGGAGAACTATCCCAGCGATTACAAATTACACACCATGCATGTGTTGGCTTAATAGATAGATGTGAACAAACTGGTTTGGTTACCCGGAGAAAGAATCCTTTAGATGGAAGAAGTGTCCTAATTGAAGTTACTGAGTTAGGAAGAGATAAACTAGAAAAACTATCAGAAATCCATCTTGAAGAGATTAATCGAATAAGATTCTTGCAAGACCACTATGCAAAAGAGATTAAGGGGGAGTCCTGA
- a CDS encoding PadR family transcriptional regulator — MDREILKGSVDILFLVLLTKKDMYGYEMAHLLDLNSNSLYRMSEGTLYGALRRLETRGLISSYVPDSKGSIKRYYHITSNGRKELEHKLTNWELLCDLIRKSHEWSKSVER, encoded by the coding sequence GTGGATAGAGAGATCTTAAAAGGTAGTGTAGACATTCTTTTCTTAGTTCTTCTAACAAAGAAAGACATGTATGGTTATGAAATGGCACATTTGTTAGATCTAAACAGCAACTCACTTTACAGAATGAGTGAGGGGACATTATATGGGGCTTTGAGGCGGCTAGAAACAAGAGGTTTAATTAGCTCATATGTTCCAGATTCAAAAGGAAGTATTAAAAGATATTACCACATAACGTCTAATGGAAGAAAGGAGCTTGAACATAAACTTACTAATTGGGAACTTCTTTGTGATCTAATTAGGAAAAGTCATGAATGGAGTAAATCAGTTGAACGTTAA